GAGCTAGGCTGGTGGTAGCCCAGCCCAAACATCCGTGCGGCGTGCTCGAAGCCGAGCCCGTGCGGGGTCCCGAAGAGCGGCTCGAACGCGCCGGTCTGCCCGGCAACCGGGAGGAAGTGGAAGATGCCTCCGCCGTCGTTGTTGACCGCGACGACCGTGACCGGCGGGCCGTCGCTGAGGAGGGCGAGCGAGTTCAGGTCGTGCAGGAGGGCCAGGTCGCCGATGAGCAGGGTGACGGGAGCCCGTAGACCGCGTGCCACCCCGGCGGCCGTCGCAACGGTCCCGTCGATCCCGCTCGCCCCTCGATTCGTGACGACGAGCGGCGGATCGTCATCGCAGGGACTCGCGAAGCTGTCCGCGTCACGGACAGGCATGCTCGCCGCGAGAACAAGACCGTGCTTCGAATGCGCGGCGTGGCCGACAGCGAGCCGGGCTGTGACTGGTTCTGACAGCGCCATGGACGTCTCGAGCTGCTCTGCGATTACTCCGAGTGCGGCATCGGACGCGGTACGCCATGCGTCAAACCATGCCGGGTCCGCTGCGCTCGTACCGTCTTCGAACACGTTGCAGAACTCAGATACGTCGGCTGCTAGGCGGTGGGTGACGAGGTGGTGAGGGTCAAACCGAAAGGGGTCGTCGCGGACAACGACGAACGTGGGGGGGCGGTGCCGCGCGAGGTACTGCCCGAGCCGTTTTGAGGTAGCACGGCTGCCGAGGTAGACGACGGCATCCGGGGCGTGCGCTGTGGCGAAGCTCTCGCTGCCGAGCACATGATCGAACCCGTCGCACGACATCATCGACGTGACGCCGAGACGAGCCTGCGAGGCTATGTCGGCAAGGAGGGGCCAGCCGAGCGCCTCGGCAAGGAGACCGGCCATCGCCCCTTCCCTTCGAGTCCGCAA
This genomic window from Bacteroidota bacterium contains:
- the menD gene encoding 2-succinyl-5-enolpyruvyl-6-hydroxy-3-cyclohexene-1-carboxylic-acid synthase; protein product: MTETPILNRRWADALVDELVRAGVGLFGLAPGSRSTPLALAVVASGASPIIHFDERGLAFYALGWARATGRPAAVITTSGTAVANLLPAVVEASVDTVPLLILSADRPPELRETGANQTIRQPGIFGDYPRWSFDLPAPTPAIDPAFVRTTADQAVHRAVGRPAGPVHLNCPFREPLAGDAPAAPSANGEARSAPATRYAEAARLDPSALTSLADRLRQAKRGLVVAGRLRTRREGAMAGLLAEALGWPLLADIASQARLGVTSMMSCDGFDHVLGSESFATAHAPDAVVYLGSRATSKRLGQYLARHRPPTFVVVRDDPFRFDPHHLVTHRLAADVSEFCNVFEDGTSAADPAWFDAWRTASDAALGVIAEQLETSMALSEPVTARLAVGHAAHSKHGLVLAASMPVRDADSFASPCDDDPPLVVTNRGASGIDGTVATAAGVARGLRAPVTLLIGDLALLHDLNSLALLSDGPPVTVVAVNNDGGGIFHFLPVAGQTGAFEPLFGTPHGLGFEHAARMFGLGYHQPSSPVAFEAALAEPGPKLVEVRTERAANKALHDDLLARVAAAVEDTMTRST